A part of Gossypium hirsutum isolate 1008001.06 chromosome A07, Gossypium_hirsutum_v2.1, whole genome shotgun sequence genomic DNA contains:
- the LOC107955312 gene encoding peroxisome biogenesis protein 16, with translation MEAYKTWVRRNKDYVHSLESLANGLTWLLPERFSTSEIGPEAVTAILGIVTAVNEHIIDTTPRERHPGSADPSSFPYGLCISALKDLETLVEVVAEQYYGDKKWNFIAVTEAIKVIVRLALFRNSGYKMLLHGGETPNVEKSSDYTGSQHRIGGFPRPGGHHHGAGLLQNNHGSNTWTIEGRALSALSRFGESARMVSNPVWFQRIQQQHAIMAPPTSVIKRPTLSMILSEKGVNGALFVLGEILFITRPLIYVLFIRRYGIRSWIPWFLSLGVDFIGFGFLSHVTKSRMVEREQWLHLSASEKDEVKRRKLLWALYLMREPFFSKYTRQKLESTERLLEPVPLIGTLTSKLVELIMGAQTRYTYMSGS, from the exons ATGGAGGCTTATAAGACATGGGTTAGGAGGAACAAAGACTACGTACACTCTTTGGAGTCTCTTGCCAAT GGATTGACGTGGCTTCTTCCCGAACGGTTCTCCACTTCAGAGATAGGGCCAGAAGCAG TAACTGCAATTTTGGGCATAGTCACTGCCGTCAATGAGCATATAATTGATACTACTCCTCGTGAGAGGCATCCTGGCTCTGCTGATCCTTCATCATTCCCTTATGGGTTGTGCATATCTGCACTAAAGGACTTGGAAACTTTGGTCGAAGTTGTTGCTGAGCAATACTATGGTGATAAGAAATGGAATTTCATTGCTGTTACAGAAGCTATCAA GGTGATAGTTAGATTAGCTTTATTTCGGAACAGTGGATATAAAATGCTTCTTCATGGAGGAGAGACTCCAAATGTTGAAAAAAGTTCAGATTATACAGGTTCACAACATAGAATCGGAGGTTTCCCTAGGCCTGGAGGTCATCACCATGGAGCTGGTTTGTTACAAAACAATCATGGGTCAAACACATGGACTATTGAAGGAAGGGCATTGTCTGCTTTGAGCAGATTTGGAGAGAGTGCTAGAATGGTGTCTAACCCCGTATGGTTCCAGAGAATTCAACAACAGCATGCGATTATGGCGCCTCCAA CTTCAGTTATTAAAAGGCCTACTCTTTCCATGATTTTGTCGGAGAAGGGTGTTAATGGAGCTTTATTTGTTCTTGGGGAGATCCTGTTTATTACAAGACCACTTATTTATGTTTTGTTCATTAGAAGATACGGAATTAGGTCATGGATTCCTTGGTTTCTTTCTCTGGGTGTGGACTTCATTGGATTCGGCTTTCTATCACATGTTACAAAATCCAGGATGGTTGAAAGAGAACAATGGTTACATCTTTCTGCCTCTGAAAAGGATGAG GTTAAACGACGGAAACTGTTGTGGGCACTTTACCTCATGAGAGAACCATTCTTTAGCAAGTATACCAG GCAAAAGCTTGAAAGCACTGAAAGGCTATTGGAGCCGGTTCCTTTAATTGGGACTTTAACAT CAAAACTGGTTGAGCTTATAATGGGAGCTCAGACAAGGTACACGTACATGTCGGGATCTTAA